TCCATCACCGGCGCGTCGGCGTCGCCCGACCGTCCCCACAGCCACAGGACCGGAGCTCCGTCGAGGAGCACAACGTCGCTGTTTTCGTAGAGGGCGCGGAATTCCGGGTCCGAGTGGAACAGCGTCACACTGTGCAGGTTGTGGCCCACCACGGTGCGGGTCACGCCCTCAGACACGAAGCGGTTGAGGGCCACGGTCAGTTCGGGGACAGTCAGAGGCGTTGCGTCGACGCCGAGTACCGGGACGTGCTGCCGCGTGAGGATCATTCGACGCCGGGTCCGGTCGGGCGCGCTTCGGCAGCAGTTGCCGGCTCAGCCTCGGTTGCCGGCTCCGTTTCGGGCTGCGGTTCAGCTTCGGTTGCCGGTTCCCCTTCGGGTGCTGTCTCGGCTTCGGACATCGGTTCACTGGCCGGTTCAGCCTCCGCGGCGTCGGCCGCGTTGCCGTCCACGTCCAGCAGGCCCGGAACAACCTCACGGAGCCGTTCAACGGAAATGGCGCCCTGCCGGACAACCCGCAGCGGAAGCGTTGTGGCGTCCACAATCGTCGACGGGAGCGCTTCGGCCCCTTCGGCCGGCCGGAGGCCGCCTTCGAGATAGACCTCCACCGATTCTGCAAGTTGGTCCTGCGCGTCGGCGGCGGTCCGGGCGGCGGCCTGGCCGGTCCGGTTCGCGGAGGACACCGCCAAGGGCCCGGTGAGGGTCAGCAGGTCCTGGGCGACGTCGTCGGCCGGCATCCGCAACGCGACGGTGCCCTTGGTTTCACCCAGGTCCCAGTCCAGGGACGGCTGGGCGTGGAAGATCATGGTGAGGGCGCCCGGCCAGAACGCCTCGGCCAGCTTGCGGGCCCCTGCCGGCACGTCCGTTGCCAGTCCGTCCAGGGCGTTGAGCCGCGGGAT
This genomic window from Arthrobacter sp. 24S4-2 contains:
- a CDS encoding L-threonylcarbamoyladenylate synthase, coding for MTTTYDCTAADQRAEGLEHAQRAIRQNKCVVFPTDTVYGIAADAFSPQAVTMLLVSKGRSRKMPPPVLIPRLNALDGLATDVPAGARKLAEAFWPGALTMIFHAQPSLDWDLGETKGTVALRMPADDVAQDLLTLTGPLAVSSANRTGQAAARTAADAQDQLAESVEVYLEGGLRPAEGAEALPSTIVDATTLPLRVVRQGAISVERLREVVPGLLDVDGNAADAAEAEPASEPMSEAETAPEGEPATEAEPQPETEPATEAEPATAAEARPTGPGVE